The Salvelinus sp. IW2-2015 linkage group LG4q.2, ASM291031v2, whole genome shotgun sequence genome includes the window gactagagcatacaggtcgcagtggggggTTATATAAGGGGctctggtgacaaaacggatggcactgaaagactgcatccagtttgctgagtagagtattggaggctattttgtaaatgacatcgccaaagtcgaggatcggtaggatagtcagttttacgagggtatgtttggcggtgtaagtgaatgaggctttgttgcgaaataataAGCCGATTCTacatttaatttgggattggagatgtttaatatgagtccagagtagtgatgctagtcgggtgggcgggtgcgcgcagcgacggttgaaaagcatgcatttggttttactagcgtttaagagcagctggaggccacagaaggagtgttgtatggcattgaagctcgtttggaggtttgttaacacagtctccaaagaagggccagatgtatacagaatggtgtttcctgcgtagaggtggatcagggaatcacccgcagccagagcgacattgttgatatatacagagaaaagagttggcccgagaactgaaccctgtggtacccccatagagactgctagaggtccggacaacaggccctctgatttgacacactgagctctgtctgagaagtagttggtgaaccaggcaaggcagtcatttgagaaaccaaggccgtTGAGTCTCCCGATAAGGATACAgtaattgacagagtcgaaagccttggccaggccgATGAAGACggttgcacagtattgtcttttatcgatggcggttatgatatcgtttaggaccttgagcgtggctgaggtgcacccgtgaccagctcggaaaccagattgcacagcggagaaggtgcggtgggatttgaaatgttcagtgatctgtttattaacttggctttcaaagactttagaaaggcagggcaggatggatataggtctgtaacagtttgggtctagagtgtctccccctttgaagagggggatgaccgcggcagctttccaatctttagggatcttggatgatacgagaggttgaacagactggtaataggggttgcaacaatggaggcagataattttagaaagagagggtccagattgtctagcccagcagatttgtacgggtccaggttttgcagctctttcagaacacctgctatctggatttgggtgaaggagaagctgggaggcttgggcaagtagctgcgggggggtgcggagctgttggacggggttggggtagccaggaggaaagcatggccagccgtagagaaatgcttattgaaattctcgattatcgtggatttttcgggggtgacagtgttacctagcctcagtgcagtgggcagctgggaggaggtgctcttattctccatggactttacagtgtcccaaaacattttggagttagagctacaggatgaaaatttctgttagaaaaagctagcctttgattggttcctgacttccctgaaaagttgcatatcgcggggactattcgatgttagtgcagtccgccacaggatgtttttgtgctggtcgagggcagtcaggtctggagtgaaccaagggctatatctgttcttagttctacattttttgaaaggggcatgcttatttaagattgtgaggaaattacttttaaagaacgattataaagcattataaagcaAGCGGATATCAAGggttcgagagcttcaagttccttggtgtccacatcaccaacaaactatcatggtccaaacacatcaacacagtcgtgaagagggcacgacaatgcttattccccctcaggagacggaaaagatttggcatggatcttcagatcctcaaaaagttctacagctgcaccatcgagagcatcctgactggttgcatctccgcttggtatggcaactgctcagcatccgaccgcaaggcgctacagaaggtagtgcgtatggcccagtacatcactggggccaaccttcctgccatccagaacctctataccaggcattgtttgagaaaggccctaaaaattgtcaaagactccagccaccctagtcatagactattctctctgctatcgcacggtaagcagtaccagagcgtctaggtccaaaaggctccttaacagcttctacccccaagtcataagactgcttaacagttcatgaaatggctacccagactatttgcattgacccccttttttacactgctgctactcgctgtttattatctatgcatagtcactttaccctgttgTGGAAATATTTGGTCAATCATATTTCACAAATACCGGAGCATGTGAGTTCAAATAGACTTTTATTAATCAATATAACAAAAGCCGAGTCAAATCATGAAGTAACTCCCTTCCAGTCTTAGCACAAGCTACTTATACATTTGTCCTCCTTACATCATACTCATAGTAACTCCTCTTAATGGCTTATCACCTCTGGAATTTAGCCACTGTTatcattcttattggcagactcaacagccttggtttctcaaatgagtgcctcgcctggttcaccaactacttctcagacagagctcagtgtgtcaaatcggaggaactgttgtccggacctcttgcagtctctatgggggtgccacagggttcaattctcgggccgactctcttctctgtatacatcaatgatgtcgctctcgctgctggtgattctctgatccacctctacacagacgacaccattctgtatacatctggcccttctttggatactgtgttaactaacctccagacgagcttcaatgccctacaactctccttccgtggcctccaactgctcttaaatgcaagtaaaactaagtgcatgctcttcaaccgatcactgcccgcacctgctcgcccatccagcatcactactctggactgttctgacctagaatatgtggacaactacaaatacctaggtgtctggctagactgtaaactcttcttccagactcacattaagcatctccaatccaaaatgtaatctagaatcggcttcctatttcgcaacaaagcatccttcactcatgctgccaaacataccctcgtaaaactgaccatcctaccgatcctcgacttcagcgatgtcataaaatagcctccaacactctactcaacaaattggatgccgtctatcacagtgccatccgttttgtcaccaaagccccatatattacccaccacagcgacctgtacgctctcgttggctggccatcgcttcatactcgtcgcaaaatccactggctccaggtcatctacaagtctctgctaggtaaagccccgccttatctcagctcactggtcaccatagcagcacccactcgtagcacacgctccagcaggtatatctcactggtcacccccaaagccaattcgtcctttggccgcctttccttccagttctctgctgccaatgacagaaacgaactgcaaaaatcgctgaagctggagacccatcactagctttaagcaccagctgtcagagcagctcacagatcactgcacctgtacatagcccatctgtaaacagcccatccaactacctcatccccatactgtgtttatttatcttgctcctttgcaccccagtatctctacttgcacattaatcttctgcacatctaccattccagtgtctaattgctatattgtaattactttgccaccatggcctatttattgccttacctccctaatcttacctcatttgtactcactgtacatagactttttttcttcttttttttctactgtattattgactgtatgtttgtttattccatgtgtaactctgtgttgttgtatgtgtcgaactgctgtgctttatcttggccaggtcacagttgtaaacgagaacttgttctcaactagcctacctggttaaataaaggttaaatatttattttattttatatattgccTTCATATTAGGACATGCAACCTGTAGAGTCTCACAGAAATAGTTTCATGCATGTAGAACCATAGCAACAGACCTTGGCACGCTACAAGAATAACCAATACATGTCCTCCGGCTGACTCCTCTGAAAGGGACACACACCCCTGTTCTGGAAAAAAACCAAGAGGTGTAACCAGGTCTAATGGTGTTTAATGATCCAGAGCACAAAACTAGTGCACTGGTTTTGCTGGCtccatctgaaataaataattgccacACATGTACTGAAAAATTCACAAAagcccctacctacatgtacattttacctcaattacatccactaacctgtaccccctgtacatagcgttattgttatttcattgtgttacttttttcctACCtaatttttgggggtatttttttggcaaatattttctttctttaaaaatgtttttgcattgttggttaaaagggCTTgtcaggaagcatttcactgtaaggtctactacacctgttttgttaggcgcaggtgacaaatataatctgattttattttgttttgttatccTGCAACTGCTGAAATGACAGAATCAGTTGGATAAACTGAATTGTTTAACTCGTTCTGAAGATAGAGAACATTACATAAATGCTATAGGATTTGATCATTAGAGCTGACCTATCTCACACATACAGTTTAAGGCCTATGCTCTTATGGGAGTTTGTCCCATGATTCTCCATTAAGAACAATCATGAGGGAGTTGATGTAAGTATaacacagctgatgaaacatcCATCAAcagttttattttgagctgttccAAAAAGTAATCAGATGAGGATAGAACATGGTCACACGACAGCAGGGTAAAGTCGGCCCGCATAATGGTGAAGATTTGGACTGGGTTGAGACTaaactgaccctagatctgtGCACACTGCAACCCAATAGAGCCGATAACAGGTGCGCAGTTTATAAATTACACGCCACTTTCACTTGCACTGGCGCTGGCGAGCGATTTGTCCTGGTGATATTGGTTCAATCTTCGTTAACGCAAATCTGCAATTTTGCTGATTCACTTCGGAGCAAATCAACATGGGACGGCTAAATTTTTTCGTCCTCTGGTCGTTAAACGATGCACCCCGTCAGTTTATCAGGTAGTTATCAGGTATTTCGTTGTTGAAATTTTGAAAGTGGGCACGCAGCAACTCCCAATTTGAGCCATCGTTATTCATTACAGACATGCCCAATCTTCATCCTTGTAGTTCACAGCATAAATGTTTGTCCGTAATTATTGCAGCAAATCCAATCGCCAGTGCCACCAAGTCCATGTTCCATTGCCACTTCCCAAACAACTTGTTGTATTCAGTCTTGGGGAATGGCGGTTCTTATCAAGCGAGACAACCATTTCAGTTGATGTTCTGGTTAGCCAGGACGTGAAACCGCAGAGGATTGGTACATTGTCAGACCAGACAAGGTACATTAGGCCTACATGCATTCTAATTAATAACAATTGCAAAAATGCATACAAGGTCTATATTGCTTGTTTTAAAGATGCTTGACTTGGGAGGGAGATTGGAATGCTGACCTTGTCCAAGAGGcaacagagaaagggaggagaggagtataTGGGAAGGTTTTGCTCACTGTTTGTGGAGAGGTATGGTTTCCAgcgtttttattctgtacattttCAATATTGTTATTGTGACAGGTGTCACTTTATTGTGACATCTCACATTATAAATTAAATACTGACCAGATACTATATTCGTCTTTGCAAAGGATTCTGGAATGATTAATAACAGCCTACATAATGTACCAGTGTCTTAAATAATGTTATTCAACTCTTTCCTCAAAAAGAATGAAGCCAGTTTCATCAGCAATACTCCACCTGTGCCAAGAAAACACTCCAGCCCAGTCGCGCACAACAGCCATCTCTCCCATACTCTGCTCAACAACTCTGGGAGTCAGAGGGTAAATTGCAGGGTTATCCACTAGTTAGTAGACCTGTCACTACACTCTTGATTTTGAGGCATTTTTCTGGTCTACACTGTCATTAAAATTGTAGTTCAGTGAGacagaaatcaaatgtatcactCTTTGCAGATTACAACCCCCAACTCATCACATCTAGGAGACAGCATTTGCTATGCCGAACTCAAAGCTAACAAGACAGAAATCAATGATTCCATTTTGTCTGAGAAACCCTGTATTTCGCTTACGGTAGGGCTCATGCTTGAGTAAGAACCTTTCCAAGTAGAGAGTGGTGTGGCGGGAGAAATTGAACCGGTCTCTTTCATCTTAATGGTATTTGAAGGATAAGACCCCCAGACGGACGGTGATTGGGAAGAGGGGTCGCATCGCATGGAGCCCTGAAATTATTCCTCAGGAGCACACTGGTCGAGCATCTAGCCCCCAAAAAATAAAGCTATCTAGAGAGAACAGTGTTGAGAAGACTGGAATGAAGAAGACCAACTGCAGAGCAGGTTACAGAATTCGCCATGAAATGATTTGTTTATTTCAAATAGCAGCTATTCTGCTGAATGAAAAacatgaaggatattttgttttcaGTTTGCCCATCAAAGCGCTGGAGTCACACCATGTGTCTGAGTGATCCTGAGACGGCCATTGTCATTGGAGGAGAAGCTTCTGACCAGACTCACTGCGAGGACTCCCTATGGAAACTGGAGATAGGTGAGATGAGTTGCCCATTTTAATAACTTGTATAAAACAATTTGGagccaaaatgtaaatatttgttaCCTGGCATCTTGAAATGCCCAGCACACATTTAATTGATCAAATTGATTGTCAACGTTATCTTCTCAGACAATGATTTTTGGTTCCCAATGAACTCCTCCACCTCTGGACCTGTCCCACCGTGTGCCCATGGCCACTCTGCAACCTATGACCCTGATTCCAAGGTCGTCTACGTGTACGGTGGCCTGAGGGAGGGCCAGCGCTACAGCGACCTCTATATCCTCAACACTCTAACCTGGAAGTGGAAGCTTGTCACAGTGAGTGTCCTGTCCAGTGCCACTTGTAACTTTATAGTTTAATTGACCTTAAGGACCTTCAAATGAAAAGTTTGAATTTCTCTCTTGTGGAAATTCATCTTCTAGGCAAGAGGTGATATCCCCATGTTGGCCTACCACTCTGCAACTATCTATAAGAAAGAACTCtttgtttttgggggggttcaCCCAAGCCGCTGTCCTGGAGGCAAAGTCTGCAGTAATGCTCTGTACATTTTTAACCCAGAGTTTGAGCTCTGGTACCAACCCATCGTCGAGGGGGACCGACCTCTACCTAGGTTTGGGTCAGTGTTCCTTGATTGTATTTCTGTAGACAAGGCATTGGGCTATTAGAATATTTCACTTACTGTATCTAACCATTACAGGACGACAGTGCTtatttaataaacacattttgtgttTACATTACAGGCACACAACCACGCTTTTGTCCAACCAGTTGCTCATTTTTGGTGGCAGGAAGACTGCAACCTACCTAAACGACCTCCACATTTTGGATCTTGGTAAGGCACTGACAGTGGTAATGTGGAGTACTCTATAAAAAGCTAGTTGCCACGATCTTCAAATGTAATTTTCTTAATTTTTGGCAAAAGGCTTCATGGAGTACACAGCTGTGAAATATGAGAACATGCCACCACTGCCTCGAGGGTGAGAACATATACAAATCAAACCTtgtaaaatataaacacaatgccCATCTGACATTTTTCGTATTTCAGATATCTAGGACATCAACAAGTATTTGCCGTGATGAAAAATGTCTATATTGCCACACAGACCAATATTGCGACCATTTAATTCTATGCCATTTGTTTAATCTGATATTTATTGCTTAGTATCTGTAAACAACAAGGATGTATATTTGTGTAGAAATTCCTTTTTACTAAGTTAAAGTTGCCCTATCATCTTTGGTCAGATATCATGCAGCACTGCCAGTATCAGACAACAGGATGCTGGTCAGTGGCGGTTGCAGTGCTGTTGGAGCCCTGCAGGATGTTCATATCTTCAACACGGGTGAGTACACACTCACCAAGGCCTATCATTTTTTTTCAAGAAGGTTGATGGTAATCCAGCCTCTTTCATTTGCTCTGAATAAAAATGCCTGTCTTGGTTATTTTCAGACACCAGTATGTGGCAGTCAGTGGTCTCCCCTCTGCTCTGCGCCAGGCCTCGTGCCGGACACAGTGTGATCAATCTGGGAGGCTCTATCATCTCAGATGCTGATAAACAGAAGCAGGGGGAGTATGCCAACATCCACTGCACCGTCTTGGTGTTTGGGGGCTCTGACTGCGCTGGGACCTTCTACAATAACACAATGAAGTGCACAGTGGAGATCCCTGTAGAATAAGAGACTGGATCTTAAGGGGGAGACGATTACGACCTTATTGGGAAATAAGGAAAATAAATTGACCTTTTATCCCTGTATCTGGTTTACACATTCTAAATAATATGAATGTGCCATGGGCAGAAATCGTACAGGGACTTTTGAGTCCTTGGTATTTTCTGTTCTGCGTAAAGGCTCTGTTACGTTAGGCTTAGATTTCATCAAGTCTTCAGTTACAGTTTTATTGTGGCTGCTTAAGGCCCCTTTGTTTGCTCTGTGCTGTAGTCGTGTCTGATCAGCTTTTTTCCCTGGGGGGGCTGATTGTTAGTTATGGTGCAAGTGATGCCTTTTTATCCCATTGTGGTGTTTCACATTATGGGTCGTGACCCATTTGTTTTAAGTGGCATTTTTCCCATTGAGAAGATGGTATACACATCAGATCTGACAAGCAATCTCTtctgtttttaaatattttctcatCAATGTGTGTTATCACATGGTAGAGCTGAAATCaattttctgttttatttgaaTTTAAGTTAGCTGAACTTCAGCTTTTTTACAAAACCGATTATTTAACAAAGTGCAGACAGCCAGTTTCACATTCCATAAACTTCTACAGTAACATGAAGGATCAACAGAGCGCTAGTATGGTACTTGGGAATTTGTacagtaaatgtttttttaaattatttaatacatCACTATTTGTTCATGTGTTTACATTTTGTATTGCTTCCCTTAACAAATCCACTTTGGTCAGCATTGgcatattttgtgtagatgggtgaatgtACTGTTTCTTAGAGGGtaaatatgaatattaaaataatgaaacTTCATCATACAAGTAATAGATTGTCTTTGGTTTCAATCGCATTAAATAAGACAAAGGCATTTTATAGAAGCAGTCAATGATGGTGGCACTACTGGCTCCCTTAGACATCAGAGGGGTTCTCATGTACATATTTCAGCAGGTGTGTCTAGTTGGCAGGACGGATGACTCTCTTTGAAAGCATCTACCTTCAGTAAGGTTTCGTTTAGCCTTTTGATAGTTGGGAACTGATCAACATCCACTTTGAACCTGTTGGGCAAATGTACAAGTCATGTGGGTTGTATGTTCAGTGATGAATCGGTCTCATACTGTGGTGTTCTTCTGTAACAATTCTGAATGACTGGTTGCCTTACCGTTCAGCATTATAGACTTGAGGGACGAGACAGATGTCTGCCATGGAAATCTAAAAGGTAAACATGGTTAGTTCAAGAATTCCTAAACTTGAAGAGAGGTCTACTGTGTTTTGATGTGATGAGTGTCCCCTCACCTCGTCCTCTACACAGTACTTGCCAGCTGTCTCTTTCAGAATGGGCTCCAGGGCTGAAAGACACAGGGACATTAAATCAGGACTGGAATGGTTGTCTAGAGCGATACTGGTATTGTATGTAAGGCTATTTTTACCCACCTTCAAAACCTCTTTGGATGAAATGATGCGCCCACTGCACCTTCTCGGCTCCTATCTTCTGTAGCACGTACAAATTCTGAAATACAAATTATCAGACGTGACTGAGTAGCTCTACAGTCATCATTGTTGCAATGGCAATTCAAACACATGATGTCCATACAGTAAACAAAGTTTGTTTTGCAAACTTGGTCAGATCTGCAGTGGACTGTGTGCCTTCAATtggttatacagtggggcaaaaaagtatttagtcagccaccaattgtgcaagttctcccacttaaaaagatgagagaggcctgtaattttcatcataggtacacttcaactatgacagacaaaatgagYAYAAYaaatccagaaaatcacattgtaggatttttaatgaatttatttgcaaattatggtggaaaataagtatttggtcaataacaaaagtttatctcaatactttgttatataccctttgttggcaatgacaggtcaaacgttttctgtaagtcttcacaaggttttcacacactgttgctggtattttggcccattcctccatgcagatctcctctagagcagtgatgttttggggctgttgctgggcaacacggactttcaactccctccaaagattttctatggggttgagatctggagactggctaggccactccaggaccttgaaatgcaaagtgttctttggatgcaactcagcattctttgtcctccaaacacgacgagttgagtttttaccaacaagttatattttggtttcatctgaccatatgacattctcccaatcttcttctggatcatccaaatgctctctagcaaacttcagacgggcctggacatgtactggcttaagcagggggacacatctggcactgcaggatttgagtccctggcggcgtagtgtgttactgatggtaggctttgtaacgttggtcccagctctctgcaggtcattcactaggtccccccYtgtggttctgggatttttgctcaccgttcttgtgatcattttgaccccacggggtgagatcttgcgtggagccccagatcgagggagattatgaGAAATGTATGAGAAATGtgttccatttcctaataattgctcccacagttgatttcttcaaaccaagctgcttacctattgcagattcagtcttcccagcctggtgcaggtctacaattttgtttctggtgtcctttgacagctctttggtgttggccatagtggagtttggagtgtgactgtttgaggttgtggacaggtgtcttttatactgataacaagttcaaacaggtgccattaatacaggtaacgagtggaggacagaggagcctcttaaagaagaagttacaggtctgtgagagccagaaatcttgcttgtttgtaggtgaccaaatacttattttccaccataatttgcaaataaataaattaaaaatcctacaatgtgattttctggatttttttcctcattttgtctgtcatagttgaagtgtacctatgatgaaaattacaggcctcatctttttaagtgggagaacttgcacaattggtggctgactaaatacttttttgccccactgtacttgtCTCTTGTTTATCCACTTTCTTTGTGCTGTAATTCACTTACCTGCACAGGCTGGATCCCAGAGGCGATAAGGTCAGAGATCATGCGCACCTGGGCACGTTTCTTTGGGTCTGCAGGGAGAAGCCTGTGTCCTGTTCTGGTCTCCTCAATGTATTGGATCACTGCCAGTTGAGGGTAAGTGGATTAGTCTTGTCAATGTTACATTTGGGAAATTTGGAGTTAGATTTAAGTTGTATTTGAACTTTTATCAGAAGTACATCACTGTTGAAACACTGACATACCAATAACATCATTGGACTCACCGACTGTGACAGCGTGATGCCATCAATTTGAACAGCATAAACTTGTTGCATAGGGTTTAACCCCTTGTATTGTTCTGTAAACTGATGTGTACAGTATGAGAACATATTTTACAACATTGATGTTCAATACCTCTACCTAAAAACAAAAGCGTGAGGAAGTTACCTGCTGACCCCCATCTTTGATAAGATTGACTGGGAC containing:
- the LOC111963296 gene encoding rab9 effector protein with kelch motifs isoform X1 gives rise to the protein MGRLNFFVLWSLNDAPRQFISKSNRQCHQVHVPLPLPKQLVVFSLGEWRFLSSETTISVDVLVSQDVKPQRIGTLSDQTRCLTWEGDWNADLVQEATEKGRRGVYGKVLLTVCGENEASFISNTPPVPRKHSSPVAHNSHLSHTLLNNSGSQRITTPNSSHLGDSICYAELKANKTEINDSILSEKPCISLTDKTPRRTVIGKRGRIAWSPEIIPQEHTGRASSPQKIKLSRENSVEKTGMKKTNCRAVCPSKRWSHTMCLSDPETAIVIGGEASDQTHCEDSLWKLEIDNDFWFPMNSSTSGPVPPCAHGHSATYDPDSKVVYVYGGLREGQRYSDLYILNTLTWKWKLVTARGDIPMLAYHSATIYKKELFVFGGVHPSRCPGGKVCSNALYIFNPEFELWYQPIVEGDRPLPRFGHTTTLLSNQLLIFGGRKTATYLNDLHILDLGFMEYTAVKYENMPPLPRGYHAALPVSDNRMLVSGGCSAVGALQDVHIFNTDTSMWQSVVSPLLCARPRAGHSVINLGGSIISDADKQKQGEYANIHCTVLVFGGSDCAGTFYNNTMKCTVEIPVE
- the LOC111963296 gene encoding rab9 effector protein with kelch motifs isoform X2, which encodes MGRLNFFVLWSLNDAPRQFIRCLTWEGDWNADLVQEATEKGRRGVYGKVLLTVCGENEASFISNTPPVPRKHSSPVAHNSHLSHTLLNNSGSQRITTPNSSHLGDSICYAELKANKTEINDSILSEKPCISLTDKTPRRTVIGKRGRIAWSPEIIPQEHTGRASSPQKIKLSRENSVEKTGMKKTNCRAVCPSKRWSHTMCLSDPETAIVIGGEASDQTHCEDSLWKLEIDNDFWFPMNSSTSGPVPPCAHGHSATYDPDSKVVYVYGGLREGQRYSDLYILNTLTWKWKLVTARGDIPMLAYHSATIYKKELFVFGGVHPSRCPGGKVCSNALYIFNPEFELWYQPIVEGDRPLPRFGHTTTLLSNQLLIFGGRKTATYLNDLHILDLGFMEYTAVKYENMPPLPRGYHAALPVSDNRMLVSGGCSAVGALQDVHIFNTDTSMWQSVVSPLLCARPRAGHSVINLGGSIISDADKQKQGEYANIHCTVLVFGGSDCAGTFYNNTMKCTVEIPVE